A genomic stretch from Eptesicus fuscus isolate TK198812 chromosome 15, DD_ASM_mEF_20220401, whole genome shotgun sequence includes:
- the LOC114227429 gene encoding spermatogenesis-associated protein 31A6-like translates to MENLLCPLKSAIATWQQSSPCWVIDAILGIVCGALLFLMLVHCSEKRRVRWGPSPSFFLSQRSVVPRRSSRSRSRRKSGALKAYRECLQDLEKARGLINLLGSHLERPPEQGGFCQRSCQDPSGEVCKAALAGANRPCGEPVEDAAPTMSPLASLAPVTECPLPLASTLSPGPTTSSVSLHSHSSWSASQLPEPFLPLDDLSPQPLALSHSPSRPPDSGAHPPPPTASSASPPPASTLTLPQCDSVALTLGPIPQSSCPHTPGSASPTPAVSGLGHSRSPISALSWWQAADKTLCLSASSQYKSQQEHLSHHPPEASFQEDLTDRQAEAGSLSLLSSDEQNLLEIHITKIINVKILKENEKYALHPKQMNPNYHLHSLGNTWKSLGAEQDTTTPQPLWSMKDEQEQLHSPLQLYSQLFWGLPSLHSESLEATARTSKGSSTLQPPPFLFNGISNACPVQLQATVPPLLSHSQPMSHLEFPSPPLLPTMLQLQPPPLAQVQTRSSLPTPPPSSPPQIRSCGVSCPIAQNEPQFLIPIEIQHPERPLLQKQVESGRDLSSVVKRSQEVFSVFTSNLPKDSILPENFPITPEPQKQLESHLQNWHMQQRWELSPKIQEPPKLGQHQSELPGTCHAKDKHEPSQPSSLTGESSNDAQNLGLRLSHDTGKVRKDPSRGSESALVTFQRVDSEESESDVMLLRRDSGSDLLRNLDRNLENTLKGHLGSKLGQMSKSLMSVHGPWLAVSHSSAKADTHMETKNLGILKDWEPCMNASHRVFFLDTDIQKVLEAHITKFWVKHRWGLPLKVLKPMSLIKLKRAQASPILQFPFPPSSTCVSGAYSIVKFVEFPGKPSQACPGEKVKTEDSVPTLARSLLAPSRVCEEMQGALGGTPPGVDHGPSKASLTRQEGRPPSQSLTLTWKSKTAEWAERDSLDLSPSSAMARNEPRGKGRGGASQEPFNGVAMLEMNLGSQSLRVKEVKETMEASVSPALQPELGTNVQTTSQNINAHLRSVGSPGTSKSSLFPRMSVLQDPGEPCLKNEVAGEFKSKVQVPSKNQPQDCATHMPLAADNLASQVHHHHSQRVPPGVRLASHVLCGLKTPQRSSQGKQEPRISNVQDSWKNQRQMITPTYKRENCRMPNPRELAKGPEKLGTSHTIRMSPSAKARGTVDSVGRKYPQLGPEKKQGPPESFFRQRMRLFFQGIFPNKKLKGQDALLDYKLNSVTAQSQGPVKSISIMDPEIPEAQTLITTVGKILEEKITIHQGLRTTALNEHKQKPQTPVCGYFCYHRLPVYPEKGRVMSHTACSHQANSNQSCSTREGQVRQTESLKSIKFNDEPLSLSRLTFLASKTSLSSVRSCQHGPKGPGALGHHQHCPRHCLFRVGVLSGRP, encoded by the exons ATGGAGAACCTTCTCTGTCCTCTGAAAAGCGCTATTGCTACCTGGCAGCAATCCAGTCCTTGCTGGGTGATCGATGCCATCCTTGGCATCGTGTGCGGGGCGCTGCTCTTCCTTATGTTAGTCCACTGCTCCGAGA AGAGGAGAGTGAGATGGGGTCCCAGCCCCTCGTTTTTCTTGTCTCAGCGTTCAGTGGTgcccaggaggagcagcaggagcaggagcaggaggaaaagTGGAGCTTTGAAAG CCTACAGAGAGTGCCTGCAAGACCTGGAAAAGGCCCGGGGCCTAATTAATCTTCTTGGAAG CCACCTGGAGAGGCCCCCTGAACAGGGCGGCTTTTGTCAGCGCTCCTGTCAAGACCCCTCTGGTGAGGTCTGCAAAGCAGCGCTGGCTGGAGCCAACAGGCCCTGCGGGGAGCCTGTGGAAGATGCTGCTCCCACCATGTCCCCCTTGGCTTCTCTGGCTCCTGTGACTGAGTGCCCGTTACCTCTGGCCTCCACCTTGTCACCAGGACCGACCACCTCTTCGGTCTCCCTTCATTCCCACTCATCTTGGAGTGCCTCTCAGCTACCAGagcctttccttcccctggatgaCCTTTCACCCCAGCCACTTGCACTCTCCCATTCCCCCTCACGTCCCCCTGATTCAGGGgcccaccctccacctcccacagcctcctctgcCTCACCACCACCAGCCTCCACTCTGACTCTTccccagtgtgactcagtggcacTGACACTGGGCCCCATTCCACAGAGCTCATGTCCACACACACCTGGGTCGGCGTCTCCCACCCCAGCTGTCTCAGGCCTTGGCCACTCAAGAAGTCCCATTTCAGCCCTGTCCTGGTGGCAGGCGGCTGACAAAACCTTGTGCCTCTCAGCCTCATCACAGTACAAGTCCCAGCAAGAGCACCTGTCCCACCACCCACCAGAGGCCTCGTTCCAGGAAGACctcacagacagacaggcagaggctGGTAGCCTCTCTTTGCTCAGCTCTGATGAGCAGAATCTCCTGGAGATACATATCACAAAGATAATCAATgtaaaaattttgaaagaaaatgaaaaatatgcatTACATCCAAAACAAATGAACCCAAACTACCACCTGCACTCTTTGGGGAATACATGGAAATCACTGGGTGCTGAGCAGGACACCACAACCCCTCAACCCCTCTGGAGCATGAAGGACGAACAAGAACAACTGCATAGTCCTCTGCAGCTCTATAGCCAGCTTTTTTGGGGTCTCCCCTCGCTGCACAGCGAATCCCTGGAGGCAACCGCCAGAACATCTAAGGGCTCTTCTACACTACAGCCTCCACCTTTCTTATTCAATGGCATCTCGAATGCCTGCCCAGTTCAACTGCAGGCTACAGTCCCTCCACTGCTTTCCCATTCCCAGCCCATGTCTCACCTGGAGTTCCCATCTCCACCCTTGCTTCCAACCATGCTTCAATTACAGCCCCCACCTCTGGCTCAGGTCCAGACCCGATCCTCTCTACCAACCCCACCACCTTCTTCTCCACCTCAGATTAGAAGCTGTGGAGTATCATGCCCGATAGCCCAGAATGAGCCACAATTTTTAATCCCAATTGAGATTCAACATCCAGAAAGGCCCTTGTTGCAGAAGCAAGTAGAAAGTGGGCGGGATTTATCCTCTGTAGTCAAAAGATCTCAGGAAGTCTTCAGTGTCTTCACTTCCAACCTTCCCAAGGACAGCATCCTTCCTGAGAATTTTCCAATCACTCCTGAGCCCCAGAAGCAACTGGAGTCACATCTCCAAAACTGGCATATGCAACAGCGCTGGGAGCTGTCCCCCAAGATCCAAGAACCTCCCAAACTAGGGCAACATCAGAGCGAATTACCAGGGACATGTCACGCAAAGGACAAGCATGAGCCCTCACAGCCCTCTTCACTCACAGGTGAAAGCAGCAACGACGCACAGAATTTGGGGCTCCGGCTAAGCCACGATACAGGGAAGGTCCGAAAAGATCCCTCCAGGGGCTCAGAAAGCGCCCTAGTGACGTTTCAGAGGGTAGACTCTGAAGAGTCAGAAAGTGACGTGATGCTTTTGAGAAGGGACTCCGGAAGTGATTTACTGAGGAACTTAGACAGAAATCTAGAAAACACGCTAAAAGGCCACTTGGGCAGCAAGTTGGGACAGATGAGCAAGAGCCTGATGAGTGTGCATGGACCCTGGCTTGCTGTCAGCCACTCTTCTGCCAAGGCTGACACTCACATGGAAACCAAAAATCTGGGAATTTTAAAGGATTGGGAACCCTGCATGAATGCCTCTCACAGGGTCTTCTTTCTCGATACTGACATTCAAAAGGTGCTAGAAGCACATATTACAAAGTTTTGGGTGAAGCACCGGTGGGGCCTGCCCCTCAAGGTCCTCAAGCCCATGAGTCTCATTAAGTTGAAAAGGGCTCAAGCCTCACCCATTCTGCagttcccctttcccccctcatCCACCTGTGTATCTGGGGCCTACTCGATAGTCAAGTTTGTTGAGTTCCCGGGAAAACCATCTCAGGCCTGTCCGGGAGAGAAAGTGAAAACAGAAGACTCAGTTCCCACCCTGGCAAggtctctccttgccccctcACGTGTGTGTGAGGAAATGCAGGGTGCTctgggagggaccccacccggtGTTGACCATGGTCCTTCAAAGGCCTCTCTGACTAGACAGGAGGGTAGGCCACCTTCTCAGTCTCTCACACTCACCTGGAAGAGTAAGACTGCGGAGTGGGCTGAGAGGGATAGTCTAGATCTCAGTCCAAGTTCAGCCATGGCCAGGAATGAGCCAAGAGGGAAGGGTAGGGGTGGAGCCTCACAAGAGCCCTTCAATGGGGTAGCAATGCTGGAGATGAACTTAGGATCTCAATCTTTGAGGGTCAAAGAAGTCAAGGAGACAATGGAGGCCAGTGTGTCCCCTGCTCTTCAACCAGAGTTGGGAACCAATGTACAGACAACATCCCAAAACATCAATGCACATTTGAGGAGTGTAGGATCTCCAGGGACCAGTAAAAGCTCGCTATTCCCTAGAATGTCTGTTCTCCAAGATCCAGGAGAGCCATGCCTTAAAAATGAGGTCGCTGGTGAATTTAAGTCCAAAGTGCAGGTACCGTCAAAGAACCAACCTCAAGACTGTGCCACACACATGCCCCTTGCTGCAGACAACTTGGCTTCTCAGGTGCACCATCACCACTCCCAGAGAGTGCCTCCTGGAGTCAGACTAGCGTCCCATGTGTTATGTGGCCTTAAGACACCCCAAAGGAGCAGCCAAGGGAAGCAGGAACCCAGGATCTCAAATGTTCAAGACTCTTGGAAGAATCAGAGACAAATGATCACCCCTACCTACAAGAGAGAGAATTGTAGGATGCCCAACCCAAGAGAGCTGGCAAAAGGGCCTGAGAAATTGGGGACTTCTCATACCATTAGAATGAGCCCTTCTGCCAAGGCTAGGGGCACAGTAGACTCTGTTGGGaggaaatacccacagctggggccAGAGAAGAAACAGGGTCCTCCAGAAAGTTTCTTCAGACAAAGAATGAGGCTCTTTTTTCAGGGGATTTTCCCCAATAAAAAACTCAAAGGTCAGGATGCTCTGCTAGACTACAAGCTCAATTCAGTCACTGCCCAGAGCCAAGGACCAGTCAAAAGCATATCAATTATGGACCCCGAGATCCCTGAGGCTCAGACACTCATAACAACTGTAGGAAAGATTCTAGAGGAGAAAATTACCATTCACCAGGGACTTCGTACCACAGCGTTAAATGAGCACAAACAGAAACCCCAAACCCCAGTGTGTGGGTATTTTTGCTACCACAGGCTTCCTGTCTATCCCGAGAAAGGAAGAGTGATGAGTCATACAGCCTGCAGTCACCAGGCCAACTCCAATCAGAGTTGTTCCACTAGGGAAGGGCAAGTCAGACAGACAGAGTCCTTGAAAAGCATCAAATTCAATGATGAGCCCTTGAGTCTGAGTCGCCTCACCTTCCTGGCCTCCAAGACGTCTTTGTCTTCTGTCAGATCCTGCCAGCATGGGCCAAAGGGGCCAGGTGCCCTAGGCCACCATCAACACTGCCCGAGGCACTGTCTTTTTCGGGTGGGTGTCTTGTCTGGTCgaccataa
- the LOC129151728 gene encoding NUT family member 2G-like, which produces MASVGASAARGADVSLKPGASMTPFMAQPCPPPSSGPAHRPPGEQHLQPPGTPSFPPGHPLVLPAWPRTPLVAGDAGQGPVGTGADNIMDQVRSEGRRPQPSQTQTIVLTQAPLYGSAPGAICGGAVCPAPLFLEATAVETIMPASAFGGTQASNGGWCPGLPPQAPPPAAQLAPIVPRVDPGTRPHGASREGGLAASQSRASLEDASNPKSVYEDFHRWQRFKALARGHLPQSPDAEALCCFLMPALRPLSRLKPTMTLEEGIGRAMQEWQRKSTCDRRVYFEMAEKFMEFEAEEQMQVQKLQLKKGAQTQPPPVPPRPDPRGPPAPVVGMQPAPTPRKAVPSAQCAHTPQPPWETESRDGIPPEAEQEDMDITEELPMGAPGGGWEDEVKEWLQDEGLLSYLDQLCSQEDFVTQVEEVIDPQFLKQMNSPDAQQDPLALAEKLEQEEGLTAAQLAEERLLASEEGGVQAPPSHGAPLWDSSPSESASSPDARRREHGPQLGVSDTACPPETGFQARQRRGPAHAPRSRPPAAAVSSGREEHPPLRARCPPAAPQGHGPADCARGPRGACVPREASLVREPLGPADRPREAEEDLASLAFLWASPGRLLPCALSLSPVPASGLARPGGRGPRGAARSRSLQRRGLSRAPPAAGQSGKRALGGGPAHAEKTPRLGAEFGVWGSPALAPGLVPSSQPHKRKCDPSDPGSWRKRHCSQYGAEGCAPHCQRPEGPRLHGTWLSPRGAKGSFSSQG; this is translated from the exons ATGGCTTCAGTAGGAG CATCTGCAGCGCGGGGAGCGGATGTGAGCCTGAAGCCCGGTGCCTCCATGACTCCTTTCAtggcccagccctgtcccccgcccTCTTCTGGCCCCGCACACCGGCCCCCTGGGGAGCAGCACCTGCAGCCCCCCGGGACCCCGTCCTTCCCCCCTGGTCACCCCCTGGTGCTGCCGGCTTGGCCCAGGACACCTCTGGTGGCAGGAGATGCTGGTCAAGGCCCCGTTGGGACTGGGGCTGACAACATCATGGACCAGGTCAGGTCAGAAGGGAGACGACCACAGCCCTCCCAGACTCAGACCATTGTCCTGACTCAGGCCCCCCTCTACGGCAGTGCTCCAGGTGCCATctgtgggggtgctgtgtgtCCTGCACCCCTCTTCTTGGAAGCCACTGCTGTGGAGACGATTATGCCTGCCTCGGCttttgggggcacccaggccagcaaTGGAGGTTGGTGTCCCGGTCTTCCTCCTCAAGCTCCACCaccagctgcccagctggcccccatcgtCCCCCGAGTGGACCCTGGAACACGGCCACACGGGGCTTCCAGGGAGGGTGGCCTGGCCGCCTCCCAATCCAGGGCCTCGCTGGAGGACGCCTCTAACCCCAAGAGTGTGTACGAGGACTTCCATCGTTGGCAGCGCTTCAAGGCCCTGGCCCGGGGGCACCTTCCCCAGAGTCCTGATGCGGAAGCTCTTTGCTGCTTCCTCAT GCCAGCGCTCCGGCCCCTGTCCCGCCTGAAGCCCACCATGACGCTGGAGGAGGGAATAGGGCGGGCCATGCAGGAATGGCAGCGCAAGAGCACCTGTGACCGGAGGGTCTATTTCGAGATGGCAGAAAA gttcATGGAGTTTGAGGCGGAGGAGCAGATGCAGGTTCAGAAGTTGCAGTTGAAGAAGGGGGCGCAGACCCAGCCTCCTCCTGTCCCACCGAGACCTGATCCTCgggggcccccagccccagtggtgggcatgcagcCAG CGCCCACCCCCAGGAAGGCTGTACCCAGCGCCCAGTGCGCCCACACACCCCAGCCGCCCTGGGAGACCGAGTCACGTGATGGGATCCCCCCTGAGGCCGAGCAAGAAGACATGGACATCACGGAGGAGCTTCCCATGGGGGCGCCCGGTGGAGGATGGGAAGATGAAGTGAAGGAGTGGCTGCAGGATGAGGGTCTCCTGAGCTACCTGGACCAGCTGTGCTCCCAGGAAGACTTTGTCACCCAG GTGGAGGAGGTCATTGACCCCCAGTTCCTGAAGCAAATGAATTCCCCAGACGCACAGCAGGACCCCTTGGCCCTGGCTGAGAAGTTGGAGCAGGAAGAAGGGCTCACTGCTGCCCAG ctGGCAGAGGAGCGACTCCTGGCCTCCGAGGAGGGCGGCGTGCAGGCCCCCCCGAGTcacggtgctcccctgtgggactCCAGTCCTTCTGAGTCTGCGAGCAGCCCAGATGCCCGGAGGCGTGAGCACGGCCCCCAGCTGGGGGTCAGTGACACAGCCTGCCCGCCAGAGACTGGCTTCCAGGCCCGGCAGAGGCGCGGCCCAGCACACGCCCCCCGCTCCAGGCCCCCGGCTGCTGCTGTCTCTTCGGGGCGTGAGGAGCACCCACCGCTCCGGGCTCGGTGCCCCCCCGCTGCTCCCCAGGGCCACGGGCCTGCTGACTGTGCACGGGGACCCAGGGGCGCCTGCGTCCCCAGAGAGGCCTCTCTGGTCAGGGAGCCGCTCGGGCCAGCGGACAGGCCCCGTGAGGCCGAGGAGGACCTCGCCAGCCTGGCCTTCCTCTGGGCCTCTCCCGGCCGCCTGCTGCCCTGCGCGCTCTCTCTGAGTCCTGTCCCTGCCTCGGGCCTGGCCCGCCCTGGAGGTCGGGGGCCCCGGGGCGCTGCCCGGTCCCGGTCCCTGCAGAGACGAGGCCTCAGCCGCGCTCCCCCTGCAGCTGGCCAGTCTGGGAAGCGCGCTCTGGGGGGAGGCCCCGCCCATGCGGAGAAGACCCCCCGCCTAGGGGCCGAGTTCGGGGTCTGGGGGAGCCCAGCACTGGCTCCGGGGCTGGTTCCCTCCTCACAGCCTCACAAGAGAAAGTGTGACCCGTCTGACCCAGGGAGCTGGAGGAAGCGGCACTGCAGCCAGTATGGAGCAGAGGGGtgtgccccccactgccagcgcccCGAGGGGCCCAGACTCCATGGGACCTGGCTGTCCCCCAGAGGAGCCAAGGGCTCCTTCTCATCGCAGGGCTGA